In the genome of Cyclopterus lumpus isolate fCycLum1 chromosome 19, fCycLum1.pri, whole genome shotgun sequence, one region contains:
- the LOC117748898 gene encoding kelch repeat and BTB domain-containing protein 13 yields the protein MEVPEGLVVNQDINAENASLDLEDGEHQAGWVRVRVEESWFTVQRALLARYSNYFCALFHSGMTESHQDELYLKGGVRARGFLIALAVCRGEAPSISDPDELVEAVECAAFLQVACLVRHLCDIIDSDNCLLLYHAASIFGVHALFHNAALFLCDAFDDLKEAAESTIPEDLLQYSQSLSPATYIAIGTHSPSMELLQDSFRVICYLDDKEGDWKHLTHLPTLCSTSMAGVAVLDNRLYIVGGVYGYGKDTVDSSFCYNPDSGVWTTLPGPQQLRHDFTLLGHEGRLYAIGGEFQKRTISTAESYNIEKGEWTCIQRAPRPVASAACAVARRRMFVCFWKPPDTTDIYEYIPVKDEWKLATTMIKTQSYGHCMVAHRDNLYVMRNGPSDDFLRCLMDCYNITTGQWTAMPGDYINSKGALFSAMVKGDSVFTVKHMLTLEYTITGDRWKPRRQMKGFPKSGSLWTCLLRLPKTGPVIPQLVAEGKEEETPLPDKSEGLLEALMEM from the coding sequence ATGGAAGTGCCCGAAGGCCTCGTCGTCAACCAGGATATTAATGCAGAGAATGCGAGCCTTGATCTGGAGGACGGAGAGCACCAGGCGGGCTGGGTGAGagtgagggtggaggagagctgGTTCACTGTGCAGCGGGCTTTGCTGGCAAGGTACAGCAACTACTTCTGTGCCCTCTTTCACTCTGGGATGACAGAAAGCCACCAGGACGAACTCTACCTGAAGGGAGGAGTGCGAGCGCGGGGTTTCCTCATCGCCCTCGCTGTCTGCAGGGGGGAGGCCCCGTCCATCAGCGACCCGGATGAGCTTGTAGAAGCTGTGGAGTGTGCTGCATTCCTGCAGGTTGCGTGTTTGGTGCGGCATCTTTGTGACATCATCGACTCGGACAACTGCCTCTTGCTATACCACGCAGCCTCCATCTTTGGGGTGCATGCACTCTTTCACAATGCTGCCCTTTTCCTTTGTGATGCTTTTGATGATTTGAAGGAAGCAGCTGAGAGTACGattcctgaagaccttcttcaaTATTCTCAATCGTTGTCTCCTGCTACTTACATTGCTATAGGCACACACTCTCCTTCAATGGAACTGCTACAGGACTCCTTTCGGGTCATTTGCTACCTTGATGACAAAGAGGGAGACTGGAAGCATCTGACACACCTCCCAACTCTGTGTAGCACCTCCATGGCTGGAGTTGCAGTGCTTGACAATCGATTGTACATTGTAGGGGGAGTTTATGGTTACGGTAAGGACACAGTGGACAGCAGCTTTTGCTACAACCCTGACTCAGGCGTTTGGACTACTCTTCCAGGTCCTCAGCAACTACGACATGACTTCACCCTGCTGGGACACGAGGGCCGACTCTACGCCATTGGGGGCGAATTCCAAAAACGGACAATTTCCACAGCAGAGAGTTACAACATTGAGAAAGGAGAGTGGACATGTATACAACGTGCGCCAAGACCTGTAGCATCTGCTGCGTGCGCCGTTGCAAGACGGCGGATGTTTGTTTGCTTCTGGAAACCCCCAGACACCACAGATATCTATGAATACATACCAGTAAAAGATGAGTGGAAACTTGCGACCACCATGATCAAAACTCAAAGCTATGGTCACTGTATGGTCGCCCACAGAGACAATTTATATGTCATGCGCAACGGGCCTTCGGACGACTTCCTGCGCTGTCTAATGGACTGCTACAACATCACGACAGGCCAGTGGACAGCCATGCCGGGAGACTACATTAACAGCAAGGGGGCGCTGTTCTCTGCAATGGTAAAGGGGGACTCCGTGTTCACAGTCAAACACATGCTAACTCTTGAATACACCATCACTGGGGATAGATGGAAGCCCCGCAGGCAGATGAAGGGGTTTCCAAAGAGTGGATCGCTGTGGACGTGTTTACTCAGGCTTCCCAAGACAGGACCAGTTATACCACAGCTGGTTGcagaagggaaggaggaagaaacgCCTTTGCCAGACAAATCTGAGGGATTATTGGAAGCTCTAATGGAAATGTGA
- the vwa2 gene encoding von Willebrand factor A domain-containing protein 2, whose translation MQPDTHLSLLVTLLLLLQVQQCSSVQEIHTSHDNIQKIDSAGEMMQCSAAIDILFLMDGSYSVGKGSFERSKHYAIKLCQALDIGPDKVRVGLIQFGSSPRLEFALDSYTSKQELKKHIKKISHRGGSTQTGLALKYVLRKGFPGGRNSSTAAQIAILLTDGRSQGNTVQAAAQLKETGVVLFAVGIRYPKWEELHALASEPMESHVFFAEHFYDAVNGLYTTLATFSVCNATPAGCQVELFPCERKTLETVKEMQGNYMCWKGSKGYSPYTSLCPYYRYNKVYKRLQTVCHRTICPDPCDSRPCLNGGTCVSDGPEGYHCVCPPGYGGDPHCAPALSLDCAVDLLFLMEGSATLTLEGFLRLKSFLKRFLRTVIGSDSPSKVGLAVFGEKTRVEVPVDKFKGDLKGLLKAVEALEPIGGKTLTGQALHYVTRHGFVSAPVFADVADDLPRVVVLLTATPAVDEVVEPSKYARDREIFLVGVGPHHLMGQLNNITGNPQRTITYTPPEFSAKIPELKAKICSVDTQGCLGQAIDLVLALDASGGVSPHNFAILRDFVRSLTVQFDINRDVAQVALVAYNRRATTVFNLDTHETGSTVLKAVDDANYLGGVASTGAALLHIHSDVLTVAKGARPGVNKAVVVVTDGSGGDDAVVPAQKIRDNGVSLFVIGIGDIQKEWLLQISGSEEHMIAVPSYEDLKYSEDVLVQMLCSDVKKPVNLCKPNPCMNGGTCILSGGSFRCQCHGYEGPHCETRSSRPSSRGDLPRPAGLRKKSRQKKSHQELLHHYKLHRRHAA comes from the exons ATGCAGCCTGATacccatctctccctcctcgtaacgctgctgctgcttcttcaaG TTCAGCAGTGCTCCTCAGTGCAGGAGATCCACACAAGCCATGACAACATCCAAAAGATCGACTCGGCAGGAGAAA TGATGCAGTGCTCAGCAGCCATCGATATCCTCTTCCTCATGGATGGTTCCTACAGTGTGGGGAAGGGCAGCTTTGAGAGGTCCAAACACTACGCAATCAAGCTCTGTCAAGCACTAGACATTGGACCAGACAAG GTGCGAGTCGGCTTGATTCAGTTTGGTTCCTCTCCTCGGCTGGAGTTCGCCCTGGACTCATACACCTCGAAGCAAGAGCTGAAGAAGCACATAAAGAAGATTTCTCACAG GGGAGGCAGCACCCAGACAGGCCTCGCTCTCAAGTACGTGCTGAGGAAGGGTTTCCCGGGCGGTCGTAACTCCTCCACCGCGGCCCAGATCGCCATCCTCTTGACAGACGGGAGGTCTCAGGGCAACACGGTGCAGGCGGCTGCACAGCTCAAGGAGACGGGCGTGGTCTTGTTTGCCGTGGGCATCCGCTACCCAAA GTGGGAAGAGCTGCATGCTTTGGCCAGTGAGCCGATGGAGAGCCACGTGTTCTTCGCCGAGCATTTCTACGACGCCGTCAATGGCCTCTACACCACACTGGCCACCTTCTCGGTCTGCAACGCCACGCCCGCAG GCTGTCAGGTGGAGTTGTTCCCCTGTGAGAGGAAAACACTGGAGACTGTGAAAGAGATGCAGGGGAATTACATGTGTTGGAAAGGCTCCAAGGGGTATTCCCCATACACGTCTCTCTGTCCATACTACAG gtacaACAAGGTTTACAAGAGACTCCAGACAGTCTGCCATCGTACTATCTGTCCAG ATCCCTGTGACTCTCGCCCCTGTCTGAATGGTGGAACATGTGTGTCAGACGGTCCAGAGGGATACCACTGCGTATGTCCACCTGGCTATGGAGGAGACCCACACTGTG CTCCTGCATTGTCCCTGGACTGCGCCGTAGACCTGCTGTTCCTGATGGAGGGCTCTGCCACGCTCACCCTGGAAGGCTTTCTCCGCCTCAAGTCCTTCTTAAAGCGCTTCCTGCGCACTGTGATCGGCTCTGACAGCCCCAGTAAAGTGGGCCTGGCGGTGTTTGGTGAAAAGACCAGAGTCGAGGTCCCGGTGGACAAGTTCAAAGGGGACCTGAAAGGTTTGCTCAAGGCTGTGGAGGCACTTGAACCAATCGGTGGCAAGACCCTGACCGGCCAGGCTCTTCACTACGTCACACGTCACGGCTTTGTGAGCGCGCCGGTCTTTGCTGACGTCGCGGACGACCTGCCCCGCGTGGTGGTGCTGCTCACTGCCACTCCTGCTGTCGACGAGGTGGTGGAGCCCTCTAAATATGCACGAGACAGAGAGATCTTCCTGGTAGGGGTGGGGCCACATCACCTCATGGGACAACTGAATAATATCACAGGAAATCCCCAGAGGACTATCACCTACACGCCACCTGAGTTCAGTGCCAAGATCCCAGAGCTCAAGGCTAAGATCTGCAGTGTGGATACACAAG gttgTCTCGGCCAAGCAATAGACCTCGTGTTGGCCCTGGATGCCTCAGGCGGCGTCAGCCCTCATAACTTTGCCATCCTACGCGACTTTGTTCGCAGCCTCACCGTCCAGTTCGACATCAACCGAGACGTGGCTCAAGTGGCCCTCGTGGCCTACAACCGGAGAGCCACCACTGTCTTCAACCTCGACACGCATGAGACCGGTTCCACCGTCCTCAAGGCCGTGGATGACGCCAACTACCTGGGCGGAGTGGCTTCAACGGGCGCGGCTCTCCTTCACATCCACTCCGACGTCCTGACGGTGGCGAAAGGCGCGCGGCCCGGAGTCAACAAGGCCGTGGTGGTGGTGACAGACGGTTCAGGCGGGGACGACGCCGTCGTTCCCGCTCAGAAGATAAGAGATAATGGAGTGTCGCTGTTTGTGATTGGAATCGGGGATATACAGAAAGAGTGGCTGCTGCAGATTTCGGGCTCAGAGGAACACATGATTGCGGTGCCGTCGTATGAGGATCTCAAGTATTCTGAGGACGTGCTGGTGCAGATGCTGTGTTCAG aCGTTAAAAAGCCAGTAAACCTGTGCAAGCCCAACCCATGTATGAATGGTGGAACCTGCATTCTGTCTGGAGGGAGCTTCCGCTGTCAGTGCCACGGCTATGAAGGACCACACTGTGAAACAA GAAGCAGCAGGCCTTCGTCCAGAGGAGATCTCCCGAGACCTGCTGGTCTCAGGAAGAAGAGCCGGCAGAAGAAGAGTCACCAGGAGCTCCTGCATCACTACAAACTGCACCGGAGACATGCAGCCTGA
- the afap1l2 gene encoding actin filament-associated protein 1-like 2 isoform X1, with product MEKHKVLDQLLMELHRFLLLLDKETLSGNATIQKVLLSDLLQSYGADEEYIYMNKVIVTDDKSDALVNGKAAKYVPVPQKSLPDLPPPRVGVLCREPFPLPTVPAPACTDTSESYYEEAQPYEETFNDDGDAVSSSYESYDEEEVTREKSSSAQHQWPSAEASIELMKDARICAFLWRKKWLGQWAKQLCVIKDHRLLCYKSSKEQTPLLDVSLLGCSVVYKEKQLRKKEHKLKVIPVGGEAIVLGLQSREQTEQWLRVIQEISPKPAENCEPQHCTSDSPRLICTKGELSERYSVASESGSSTDSHAEAPENKDVKKKYGAGLKFSNLMNIGKKKPSSLESPEKCVDTSGYLNVLVNSQWRTCWCLIKNGQLWFYQDKGKNKLSQPAVTLGGCSVLPDPSPEHLYSFRINMEGTQLATLEAKTSADMGHWLGLLLSQTGSKTDPEELTYDYVNAERISSIVNAAKTSLYLMQRRYSEPNTYIDSLPSITQNSDELYDDVASIADPEDAEESGLPDSEDSNPQEHNETCAQDTQDSVGTEQDTENRVYLDLTPVRSFLHTAGGSKAPAKEPSRHSPVPVEEEKDPSSQMKEVISTNRTESTPPVSNGTSSTSVTSKPEQEHPPTPTPPLPQNQPVKTLSQSQETPKRTSVGIPQAFSSAGVQINKGPTVSAVLPNSPHPLRPKAHTMGCPGAVEVKLGKNRTEADVRRYIDERDRLEREREEVRSSLANLKKERRESKEELSACQDPKQQASLEACLKHKEEACRDAEHRRVEVELRLMEVKGSLKKVESGPFTLGTTLDSSLQDTPTPKAATLPAPQISSSSSSSSSPSLSSSSQPYNSNVSADPVNSASALKSRPASIMATKGKVLQKAKEWEKKSSS from the exons ATGACAAATCAGATGCCCTGGTCAATGGAAAAGCAGCAAAATATGTCCCCGTTCCACAGAAGAGCCTCCCCGACCTCCCGCCCCCCAGAGTA GGTGTGTTGTGTCGGGAGCCGTTCCCTCTACCTACTGTCCCTGCTCCAGCCTGTACAGACACTTCAGAGAGTTACTACGAGGAGGCTCAGCCCTACGAGGAGACGTTCAATg ATGATGGGGATGCCGTTAGCAGTTCATACGAGTCCTacgatgaggaggaagtgaCCAGAGAAAAGTCATCGTCAGCGCAGCACCAGTGGCCGTCAGCGGAGGCGTCCATTGAGCTCATGAAGGACGCTCGTATCTGTGCCTTCCTGTGGAGGAAGAAGTGGCTGGGCCAGTGGGCCAAACAGCTATGTGTCATCAAAGACCATCGCCTGCTG TGCTACAAGAGCTCCAAGGAGCAGACGCCGCTGCTGGATGTGAGTCTGCTGGGCTGCAGTGTGGTCTACAAGGAGAAGCAGCTGAGGAAGAAAGAGCACAAGCTGAAGGTCATTCCGGTGGGAGGGGAGGCCATCGTGCTGGGCCTGCAGAGCAGGGAGCAGACGGAGCAGTGGTTGAGG GTGATTCAGGAGATCAGTCCCAAGCCGGCTGAAAACTGTGAGCCGCAACACTGCACGTCCGACTCGCCGAGGCTCATTTGTACAAAG GGAGAACTGAGTGAGAGATACTCAGTGGCCTCGGAGAGCGGCAGCAGCACTGACAGCCATGCTGAGGCCCCCGAAAACAAAGATG tGAAGAAAAAATATGGTGCAGGGTTGAAGTTTAGCAACCTCATGAACATCGGCAAGAAAAAACCCTCCTCGTTGGAGAGTCCAGAGAAATGTGTGGACACCTCAG GCTACCTCAACGTGTTGGTGAACAGCCAATGGCGGACCTGCTGGTGCCTTATAAAGAACGGACAGCTATGGTTTTACCAGGACAAGGGCAAGAACAAATTGAGCCAGCCAGCTGTGACCCTGGGGGGCTGCAGTGTTCTGCCCGACCCCAGCCCCGAGCACCTGTACTCCTTCAGGATCAACATGGAGGGAACACAGCTGGCAACCCTCGAG gCTAAGACGTCAGCAGACATGGGCCATTGGCTGGGCCTCTTGCTGTCGCAGACGGGGAGCAAGACGGACCCCGAGGAGCTGACGTACGACTACGTCAACGCTGAGAGGATCTCCAGCATCGTCAATGCTGCCAAGACTTCCTTATA tttgATGCAGAGGAGGTATTCAGAGCCAAACACCTACATCGACAGCCTACCCTCCATCACTCAGAACTCTGATGAACTGTATGATGATGTGGCGTCGATAGCTGATCCAGAG GATGCTGAAGAGAGCGGCCTACCAGACAGTGAGGACAGCAATCCTCAGGAACATAATGAAACGTGCGCACAGGACACCCAGGACTCAGTGGGCACAGAACAGGACACTGAAAACAGGGTTTACCTGGACCTCACCCCCGTACGCTCCTTCCTCCATACGGCCGGGGGGAGCAAAGCCCCCGCCAAAGAACCTTCTAGACATTCCCCAGTCCcagtagaggaggagaaggacccCTCATCTCAAATGAAAGAG GTCATTTCAACTAACCGTACTGAGTCAACACCACCTGTGTCAAATGGAACGAGTTCAACCTCTGTTACCAGTAAACCAGAACAAGAGCACCCCCCGACTCCCACTCCACCACTGCCCCAAAACCAACCAGTCAAAACCTTGTCCCAAAGCCAGGAGACCCCCAAGAGGACAAGTGTGGGAATCCCACAGGCCTTCAGCTCCGCCGGGGTCCAGATCAATAAAGGTCCCACGGTTTCTGCTGTGCTCCCAAACAGTCCTCACCCCCTGCGGCCCAAGGCACATACCATGG GGTGTCCCGGTGCCGTCGAGGTGAAACTGGGCAAGAACCGCACAGAGGCAGACGTGCGCCGCTACATCGATGAGCGCGACcgtctggagagagagagggaggaggtgaggagcagtCTGGCGAAcctgaagaaggagaggagggagagcaaaGAGGAGCTCAGTGCCTGCCAAG ACCCCAAGCAGCAGGCCTCATTAGAAGCCTGTTTGAAGCACAAGGAGGAGGCGTGTCGGGACGCGGAGCATCGCAGGGTAGAGGTGGAGCTACGACTGATGGAGGTGAAGGGAAGTCTGAAGAAGGTGGAGTCGGGGCCTTTCACACTGGGAACCACACTGGACAGCAGCCTCCAAGACACACCAACG CCGAAAGCAGCAACCCTGCCCGCTCCccagatatcttcatcatcatcatcatcatcatcaccatcattatcatcatcatcccaaCCCTACAACAGCAACGTCAGTGCAGACCCAGTCAACTCTGCCTCTGCGCTAAAGAGCAGACCCGCCTCCATCATGGCCACCAAAGGCAAAGTCCTGCAGAAAGCTAAG GAGTGGGAGAAGAAATCCTCCTCCTAG
- the afap1l2 gene encoding actin filament-associated protein 1-like 2 isoform X2, with amino-acid sequence MKDARICAFLWRKKWLGQWAKQLCVIKDHRLLCYKSSKEQTPLLDVSLLGCSVVYKEKQLRKKEHKLKVIPVGGEAIVLGLQSREQTEQWLRVIQEISPKPAENCEPQHCTSDSPRLICTKGELSERYSVASESGSSTDSHAEAPENKDVKKKYGAGLKFSNLMNIGKKKPSSLESPEKCVDTSGYLNVLVNSQWRTCWCLIKNGQLWFYQDKGKNKLSQPAVTLGGCSVLPDPSPEHLYSFRINMEGTQLATLEAKTSADMGHWLGLLLSQTGSKTDPEELTYDYVNAERISSIVNAAKTSLYLMQRRYSEPNTYIDSLPSITQNSDELYDDVASIADPEDAEESGLPDSEDSNPQEHNETCAQDTQDSVGTEQDTENRVYLDLTPVRSFLHTAGGSKAPAKEPSRHSPVPVEEEKDPSSQMKEVISTNRTESTPPVSNGTSSTSVTSKPEQEHPPTPTPPLPQNQPVKTLSQSQETPKRTSVGIPQAFSSAGVQINKGPTVSAVLPNSPHPLRPKAHTMGCPGAVEVKLGKNRTEADVRRYIDERDRLEREREEVRSSLANLKKERRESKEELSACQDPKQQASLEACLKHKEEACRDAEHRRVEVELRLMEVKGSLKKVESGPFTLGTTLDSSLQDTPTPKAATLPAPQISSSSSSSSSPSLSSSSQPYNSNVSADPVNSASALKSRPASIMATKGKVLQKAKEWEKKSSS; translated from the exons ATGAAGGACGCTCGTATCTGTGCCTTCCTGTGGAGGAAGAAGTGGCTGGGCCAGTGGGCCAAACAGCTATGTGTCATCAAAGACCATCGCCTGCTG TGCTACAAGAGCTCCAAGGAGCAGACGCCGCTGCTGGATGTGAGTCTGCTGGGCTGCAGTGTGGTCTACAAGGAGAAGCAGCTGAGGAAGAAAGAGCACAAGCTGAAGGTCATTCCGGTGGGAGGGGAGGCCATCGTGCTGGGCCTGCAGAGCAGGGAGCAGACGGAGCAGTGGTTGAGG GTGATTCAGGAGATCAGTCCCAAGCCGGCTGAAAACTGTGAGCCGCAACACTGCACGTCCGACTCGCCGAGGCTCATTTGTACAAAG GGAGAACTGAGTGAGAGATACTCAGTGGCCTCGGAGAGCGGCAGCAGCACTGACAGCCATGCTGAGGCCCCCGAAAACAAAGATG tGAAGAAAAAATATGGTGCAGGGTTGAAGTTTAGCAACCTCATGAACATCGGCAAGAAAAAACCCTCCTCGTTGGAGAGTCCAGAGAAATGTGTGGACACCTCAG GCTACCTCAACGTGTTGGTGAACAGCCAATGGCGGACCTGCTGGTGCCTTATAAAGAACGGACAGCTATGGTTTTACCAGGACAAGGGCAAGAACAAATTGAGCCAGCCAGCTGTGACCCTGGGGGGCTGCAGTGTTCTGCCCGACCCCAGCCCCGAGCACCTGTACTCCTTCAGGATCAACATGGAGGGAACACAGCTGGCAACCCTCGAG gCTAAGACGTCAGCAGACATGGGCCATTGGCTGGGCCTCTTGCTGTCGCAGACGGGGAGCAAGACGGACCCCGAGGAGCTGACGTACGACTACGTCAACGCTGAGAGGATCTCCAGCATCGTCAATGCTGCCAAGACTTCCTTATA tttgATGCAGAGGAGGTATTCAGAGCCAAACACCTACATCGACAGCCTACCCTCCATCACTCAGAACTCTGATGAACTGTATGATGATGTGGCGTCGATAGCTGATCCAGAG GATGCTGAAGAGAGCGGCCTACCAGACAGTGAGGACAGCAATCCTCAGGAACATAATGAAACGTGCGCACAGGACACCCAGGACTCAGTGGGCACAGAACAGGACACTGAAAACAGGGTTTACCTGGACCTCACCCCCGTACGCTCCTTCCTCCATACGGCCGGGGGGAGCAAAGCCCCCGCCAAAGAACCTTCTAGACATTCCCCAGTCCcagtagaggaggagaaggacccCTCATCTCAAATGAAAGAG GTCATTTCAACTAACCGTACTGAGTCAACACCACCTGTGTCAAATGGAACGAGTTCAACCTCTGTTACCAGTAAACCAGAACAAGAGCACCCCCCGACTCCCACTCCACCACTGCCCCAAAACCAACCAGTCAAAACCTTGTCCCAAAGCCAGGAGACCCCCAAGAGGACAAGTGTGGGAATCCCACAGGCCTTCAGCTCCGCCGGGGTCCAGATCAATAAAGGTCCCACGGTTTCTGCTGTGCTCCCAAACAGTCCTCACCCCCTGCGGCCCAAGGCACATACCATGG GGTGTCCCGGTGCCGTCGAGGTGAAACTGGGCAAGAACCGCACAGAGGCAGACGTGCGCCGCTACATCGATGAGCGCGACcgtctggagagagagagggaggaggtgaggagcagtCTGGCGAAcctgaagaaggagaggagggagagcaaaGAGGAGCTCAGTGCCTGCCAAG ACCCCAAGCAGCAGGCCTCATTAGAAGCCTGTTTGAAGCACAAGGAGGAGGCGTGTCGGGACGCGGAGCATCGCAGGGTAGAGGTGGAGCTACGACTGATGGAGGTGAAGGGAAGTCTGAAGAAGGTGGAGTCGGGGCCTTTCACACTGGGAACCACACTGGACAGCAGCCTCCAAGACACACCAACG CCGAAAGCAGCAACCCTGCCCGCTCCccagatatcttcatcatcatcatcatcatcatcaccatcattatcatcatcatcccaaCCCTACAACAGCAACGTCAGTGCAGACCCAGTCAACTCTGCCTCTGCGCTAAAGAGCAGACCCGCCTCCATCATGGCCACCAAAGGCAAAGTCCTGCAGAAAGCTAAG GAGTGGGAGAAGAAATCCTCCTCCTAG